The proteins below are encoded in one region of Ostrea edulis chromosome 3, xbOstEdul1.1, whole genome shotgun sequence:
- the LOC125676500 gene encoding tyrosine-protein phosphatase non-receptor type 2-like: MEATLKMNTNRNRGSVVPYDFNHVQLQEKREGSDYVNASFVLNQSYIMTQYPLPKTVGHFWCMVWEQNCPSIVALTSDEEKNKEEWYFPATDGAVRTAGGIDVELVATFNVQEKVALRKIKLFKGKQQKNVNHFHAYGLEMVNMSEQLLNFINLVALNKAKPQGNGPYVVHSGCVGIDYSGVFVLVGYLVKLIESGVNRIDVYGSTLTIMNGRMDALTTEEQYAVIYMCLKRYINNQLRPGKHRADFERKDAASASEYSP; this comes from the exons ATGGAAGCAACTTTGAAGATGAATACAAACAGAAACAGAGGGAGCGTAGTACCCT ATGATTTTAATCACGTACAGCTCCAAGAGAAGAGGGAAGGATCCGACTATGTCAATGCCAGTTTTGTTTTG AATCAAAGCTATATAATGACACAGTACCCTCTTCCGAAGACAGTTGGACATTTTTGGTGCATGGTTTGGGAACAGAACTGTCCATCAATAGTAGCTCTTACTAgtgatgaagaaaaaaataag GAGGAATGGTATTTCCCTGCAACCGATGGAGCAGTCCGTACTGCTGGTGGTATCGATGTGGAACTCGTTGCAACGTTCAACGTACAAGAGAAAGTGGCATTACGTAAAATCAAGTTATTTAAG GGAAAGCAGCAAAAGAATGTAAATCACTTTCATGCATACGGTCTGGAAATGGTCAACATGTCGGAGCAACTCCTTAATTTCATAAATCTTGTAGCATTAAACAAGGCTAAACCACAAGGCAACGGGCCGTATGTTGTACACAGTGGATG TGTCGGTATAGACTACAGTGGAGTGTTTGTTCTGGTGGGTTACCTTGTTAAGTTAATTGAGTCTGGTGTCAATAGGATTGACGTTTACGGATCCACTCTCACTATCATGAACGGAAGAATGGATGCCCTCACCACAGAG GAACAATATGCTGTTATTTACATGTGCCTAAAGAGATATATCAATAACCAATTACGACCTGGAAAGCATCGTGCTGATTTCGAAAGAAAGG ATGCAGCAAGTGCGTCCGAATATTCACCTTGA